From one Lolium rigidum isolate FL_2022 chromosome 4, APGP_CSIRO_Lrig_0.1, whole genome shotgun sequence genomic stretch:
- the LOC124706622 gene encoding uncharacterized protein LOC124706622: MAAPVASLPSFPPRSHASPFGRSVPLVSPRRGAGAARRTLPISAHGGSEGDAGRILDPLATPFQILGLDASAACSAAQLKAAFRARVKEFHPDVCKDTENADLVMRRVLEAYEILSGNQGMMVERNNIDPFDEPECEAYDIFVNELLCIGTGCPYSCVKRAPHAFAYADDIGTARAKSQGHGDNYLVQLAVGQCPRSCIYYVTPCQRAILEDVLSSVLMTPHDLSEAEVLYSLTSKATFENNRYRRPKRDTKSSSDYVDWM; this comes from the exons ATGGCAGCTCCGGTGGCTTCCCTACCCTCGTTCCCGCCGAGGAGCCACGCGTCCCCCTTCGGCCGGAGCGTGCCGTTGGTGTCCCCTCGGCGCGGCGCTGGCGCGGCCCGCCGCACGCTCCCCATCTCGGCGCACGGCGGCAGCGAGGGGGATGCGGGGAGGATCCTGGATCCGCTCGCCACGCCCTTCCAGATCCTCGGCCTCGACGCCTCGGCCGCCTGCTCCGCCGCGCAGCTCAAGGCCGCCTTCCGCGCCCGG GTAAAGGAATTCCATCCTGATGTTTGCAAGGACACAGAGAATGCAGATTTAGTAATGAGACGAGTACTGGAGGCCTATGAG ATATTATCCGGTAACCAAGGAATGATGGTCGAAAG GAACAATATTGACCCATTTGATGAACCTGAGTGTGAAGCTTACGACATATTTGTCAATGAACTTCTATGCATTGGCACCG GATGCCCATATTCTTGTGTTAAAAGGGCACCTCATGCATTTGCATATGCAGATGACATTGGTACAGCTCGTGCAAAATCTCAAG GTCATGGTGACAATTACCTTGTCCAACTTGCTGTCGGTCAGTGTCCGAGAAGCTGCATATACTATGTGACACCTTGCCAACGTGCTATCTTGGAGGATGTACTTTCTAG CGTGTTGATGACGCCGCACGACCTCTCTGAAGCAGAAGTTCTGTATTCGCTCACATCAAAAGCAACATTCGAGAACAATAGGTACAGGAGGCCCAAAAGAGACACAAAATCATCCTCTGACTATGTTGATTGGATGTGA